Part of the Bacteroidota bacterium genome is shown below.
AGGAAATAATTTTTAAATAGGATAATATGAGACAGATTAATGTATTAACATCAATTTTATTCGCAGTATTATTAGTAGGATGCGGATCTAAAACAAACAACACCAACTACGAGCCGGTAATCCCGGTTGAAGTTCATCAGGTCGGTAAAATGAAAATAGAACGGACTTTAGATTTTGCCGGAACCGTTATGGCTTGGCGTGAAACCAACTTGGGAGCTCAAACCTCAGGCAGAATCGAAAAGATTTTTGTGAAAGAAGGCGACGAAGTTAAAGAGGGGGATGTGCTAGTTCAAATGGACGATACGCAGCTAACGCAAGCACGCATTCAATGCGAAATTGCGAAAGAAGATTTCACAAGAATGAAACCGTTGTTTGATGAAGGCTCAATATCGCCGCAGCAATTCGATAAAGTAAAAGCTGGTTACGAAACTACAAAATCAACTTACGAATTAATTCTTCGCAACACGCAGTTACGCGCACCCTTTTCAGGAGTCATCACGGCAAAACGTATGAACGAGGGAGAAGTATTCCTGCTTGCACCGGGTGCAGGCGGGGCTCCGGCAATCGTGAACATTATGCAAATTGACGTTTTAAAAATTCTTGTTAATGTTGCCGAAAGCAACTTCCCTAACATACGGCTCGGTCAAACGGCGGCTATCGAAGTTGATGTTTATCCCAATCAAAGTTTTTCCGGAACGGTTTCGAGAGTTGACCCCGCAATAAATCCGATGACTCGAACCTTCGCTGTTGAAGTAAAAGTTCCTAACAGTAAGCGAATTCTCAGACCGGGAATGTTTGCCCGTGTGATGATAAAAACTGGAGATATTGAGGCACTTATAATTCCACGCAGTGCACTAATCAAACAATTGGGAACAAACATTCTGTACACATACATAATTGAAAATGATACCGCAAAACGACGTCAAGTAATTTTAGGAAAAGAGATGGATGAAATTGTTGAAGTAATTTCCGGACTTGATATCGGTAACCAACTCGTAGTCAAAGGTATGGGTCGCCTCAAGGATGGTTCACCCGCCCAAATCGTAAGTAGTAATTAAAGGAGGAGTGAATGAATCTCCCAAAAGTATTCGTCCGACGTCCTGTTACCACAATAATGGTATTCATGGGACTATTGATTGTTGGAATATTTGCGCTTGTTCAACTACCGATTGATTTCTTCCCCGAGATTGAACCGCCGATAGTCAGCGTTTTAACTTCATATCCGGGCGCAAGTGCGCAGGACGTTGAAAAAAACGTTACTAAAATTTTAGAAACGAGTTTAGGCACAGTAAGCGAATTGAAAAAAATAACTTCAACTTCGATGGACAACGTGTCAGTAGTTACGCTTGAATTCGAGTGGGGAACAAATTTAGATGAGGCATCGAACAACGTGCGTGATGCACTTGAATTCGGGAAACGCCGCCTGCCCGACGATGTAGAAACACCTATGATTTTCAAGTTTAGCACAAGCTGGTTTCCCGTTGTTTTCTTATCGGCTACAGCTAACGAAAACTATCCCGGCTTAAATAAACTTATC
Proteins encoded:
- a CDS encoding efflux RND transporter periplasmic adaptor subunit; translated protein: MRQINVLTSILFAVLLVGCGSKTNNTNYEPVIPVEVHQVGKMKIERTLDFAGTVMAWRETNLGAQTSGRIEKIFVKEGDEVKEGDVLVQMDDTQLTQARIQCEIAKEDFTRMKPLFDEGSISPQQFDKVKAGYETTKSTYELILRNTQLRAPFSGVITAKRMNEGEVFLLAPGAGGAPAIVNIMQIDVLKILVNVAESNFPNIRLGQTAAIEVDVYPNQSFSGTVSRVDPAINPMTRTFAVEVKVPNSKRILRPGMFARVMIKTGDIEALIIPRSALIKQLGTNILYTYIIENDTAKRRQVILGKEMDEIVEVISGLDIGNQLVVKGMGRLKDGSPAQIVSSN